TTGTGCCGATTTGTGATCGTAATCACTTTTTCTCCTCTTTTTCCGGCTCATCGTCAAGCAGTATCCGGACCGAAGGAGTATACAGGTCGTCATTCTGACCATTCTTTTGGGCCCAAAAAAATGCCCCAAGGAATATCAGCGCCAGCAACATGCTGCACCCGATCAAAAAATAAATGATACTCATAGTAACTTCCTTTTTTTAGCAGCC
Above is a window of Mucilaginibacter ginsenosidivorans DNA encoding:
- the ccoS gene encoding cbb3-type cytochrome oxidase assembly protein CcoS, coding for MSIIYFLIGCSMLLALIFLGAFFWAQKNGQNDDLYTPSVRILLDDEPEKEEKK